A part of Candidatus Electrothrix aestuarii genomic DNA contains:
- a CDS encoding Uma2 family endonuclease, protein MQTESKRINNPPPNTVSSRHYMRRAKQEQGVREQFLNLPEGTLCQLIAGEIIMTPSPVPLHQIVIMELSFQMLRFAKERDLGQVFVAPLDVSFNEKNIFQPDILFIRKDNLSIIGKKMIEGVPDCIVEVLSPSSAYHDLRTKFRVYEQSGVLEYWIVDINRQSIELFANSGRKFQLRQEAEKKGAVESLVLDGFSVTVDDLF, encoded by the coding sequence ATGCAAACAGAATCCAAAAGAATCAATAATCCTCCACCAAACACTGTTTCTTCCCGTCATTATATGCGTCGAGCCAAACAAGAGCAAGGCGTACGTGAACAATTTCTTAACTTGCCTGAAGGTACTCTTTGCCAACTCATTGCTGGAGAAATTATTATGACACCTTCACCTGTCCCTTTGCATCAAATTGTGATAATGGAATTGTCCTTTCAAATGCTCAGGTTCGCAAAGGAAAGGGATTTAGGGCAGGTTTTTGTAGCTCCCCTTGATGTATCCTTTAACGAAAAAAATATTTTTCAGCCTGATATTCTGTTTATTCGTAAAGACAATCTTTCTATTATAGGGAAGAAGATGATAGAAGGGGTGCCAGATTGTATTGTCGAAGTGCTTTCTCCTTCATCAGCCTACCATGACCTGAGGACAAAATTCAGGGTCTATGAACAAAGCGGTGTGCTGGAATATTGGATCGTTGATATTAACCGGCAGAGTATAGAGCTGTTTGCTAATAGTGGTAGAAAATTTCAACTGCGTCAGGAAGCTGAGAAAAAGGGTGCGGTGGAATCCCTTGTACTTGATGGGTTCTCTGTTACTGTGGATGATCTGTTCTGA
- the cbiD gene encoding cobalt-precorrin-5B (C(1))-methyltransferase CbiD, with translation MSKLRSGYTTGACAAAATKTATLMLLGGSSPQQVNIPFPDGERHSFLVHTCVLEGETAWASVIKDAGDDPDVTNGAEIIAVVKKVSKFRKGEVGEGDEAVVIRAGSGVGTITKPGLPIPVGEPAVNPVPRQMIRDAMAEAINETVASSIDLLSLVVTISVRDGEALAEKTLNRRLGIIGGLSILGTTGIVRPVSAKAWTDTIDASMKVARAAGLDEVVLSTGRTSEAAAQKLLQLPEEAQVMMGDYFEYALQAAGRHGFGKIHLAGMWAKILKGALCIPQTHVRNGALEMEQAADLLGELGLEQDRVALMKQANTAREILQRLQGQGRDELVRTVCRKARQYAEECSGLPVSVYLVTSEDGVIEQV, from the coding sequence ATGAGTAAACTCCGATCCGGCTATACCACCGGGGCCTGCGCTGCGGCTGCGACTAAGACGGCAACTTTGATGCTGCTTGGTGGAAGCTCCCCACAACAAGTGAACATCCCTTTTCCTGATGGAGAGCGCCATAGCTTCCTTGTCCATACCTGTGTTCTAGAAGGTGAGACAGCATGGGCCTCAGTGATTAAGGATGCCGGTGATGACCCTGATGTGACCAACGGGGCCGAGATTATTGCTGTCGTCAAAAAAGTTAGTAAATTCAGAAAAGGTGAAGTAGGGGAGGGCGATGAGGCCGTGGTCATCAGGGCCGGTTCTGGAGTGGGGACAATAACCAAGCCTGGCCTTCCCATACCGGTGGGAGAACCTGCTGTTAATCCTGTTCCCCGGCAGATGATCCGAGATGCGATGGCTGAAGCGATAAATGAAACCGTAGCATCCTCGATAGATTTGCTGTCTTTAGTCGTGACCATTTCTGTGCGTGACGGGGAGGCGCTGGCAGAAAAGACCCTGAATAGACGGCTGGGTATTATCGGCGGGCTTTCCATTCTTGGCACCACGGGAATCGTTCGACCTGTTTCTGCTAAGGCCTGGACCGATACCATAGATGCCTCTATGAAGGTGGCGCGGGCCGCTGGGCTGGATGAGGTTGTTCTCTCCACTGGCCGGACTTCAGAGGCTGCTGCGCAGAAGCTTCTCCAGCTACCGGAAGAAGCCCAAGTGATGATGGGAGACTATTTTGAATATGCCCTTCAGGCGGCAGGTCGACATGGCTTTGGCAAGATACATTTGGCAGGTATGTGGGCCAAGATTCTCAAAGGAGCTCTCTGTATTCCCCAGACCCATGTGCGTAACGGCGCCTTAGAAATGGAGCAGGCAGCTGATCTTTTAGGAGAGCTGGGGCTAGAGCAGGATAGGGTTGCTTTGATGAAGCAGGCAAATACGGCCCGGGAAATTTTGCAGCGTTTACAAGGGCAGGGGAGGGATGAGCTGGTGAGGACGGTTTGCCGCAAGGCCCGACAATACGCTGAGGAATGCTCCGGTCTCCCGGTCAGCGTGTATCTCGTGACTTCAGAGGACGGAGTTATTGAGCAGGTCTGA
- the selD gene encoding selenide, water dikinase SelD, which produces MFFKKKTLTGLARTCGUAAKIGPTDLSDALAGLTPPNDPNLLVGIETSDDAAVYRLSDEVAMINTVDFITPPVDDPYWFGQIAAANSISDVYSMGGKPVTALNVVMFPSKRLDMGYLREILRGGHDKVVEAGASLVGGHTVDDEEPKYGLCVNGVVHPERVITNAGSLPGDALILTKPLGSGVLFNAVRSKKMSFQRVEQELLPSLAALNGPALETTLQFGLRACTDITGFGILGHLLEVAQGAQAKVLLKYSALPFYSGALDMYKKGETTGSNKANRALVAKHQVDIQTSLSIHEEELLYDPQTSGGLLLSVPGDRANALVAALHSNGIHSAVRIGEILKGPAGIIVE; this is translated from the coding sequence GTGTTTTTCAAGAAAAAAACCCTGACAGGACTTGCCCGCACCTGCGGTTGAGCGGCAAAAATTGGTCCGACGGATCTGTCGGACGCGCTTGCCGGGCTCACGCCCCCGAATGACCCGAATCTGCTGGTCGGCATCGAGACCTCGGATGATGCTGCGGTGTATCGTCTCTCCGATGAGGTTGCCATGATCAACACGGTTGACTTCATCACGCCCCCGGTTGATGACCCGTATTGGTTTGGCCAGATAGCAGCGGCCAATTCCATCTCCGATGTCTATTCAATGGGGGGCAAGCCGGTCACGGCCCTCAATGTGGTGATGTTTCCCTCCAAGCGCCTTGACATGGGCTATCTACGAGAAATTCTCCGTGGCGGTCATGACAAGGTTGTCGAAGCCGGAGCGAGCCTAGTCGGGGGCCATACTGTTGATGACGAGGAACCCAAATACGGTCTCTGCGTAAACGGGGTCGTTCATCCTGAGCGGGTTATCACCAATGCAGGTTCCTTGCCCGGCGACGCCTTGATCCTGACCAAACCCCTGGGCTCGGGTGTCCTGTTCAACGCTGTTCGCTCAAAGAAGATGTCTTTTCAAAGAGTTGAACAGGAACTCTTACCTTCATTAGCCGCCCTGAATGGCCCGGCTTTGGAAACAACCCTTCAATTCGGCCTCAGAGCCTGTACAGATATTACCGGGTTCGGCATCCTCGGCCACCTGCTGGAGGTAGCTCAGGGTGCTCAGGCCAAAGTCTTACTCAAGTACAGCGCCCTGCCCTTTTATTCCGGGGCATTAGACATGTACAAAAAAGGCGAAACCACTGGCAGTAACAAGGCAAATCGCGCCTTGGTTGCAAAACATCAGGTAGATATACAAACCTCGCTTTCGATACATGAAGAGGAACTCCTCTACGATCCCCAAACCTCAGGTGGACTCCTTCTTTCCGTACCAGGTGATCGGGCAAATGCCTTGGTTGCAGCCCTGCACAGCAACGGGATCCATTCAGCGGTCCGCATAGGTGAAATCCTAAAGGGCCCAGCAGGTATTATCGTAGAATAA
- the dusB gene encoding tRNA dihydrouridine synthase DusB: MKIGPVHFENPFILAPLAGYTDLAFRLLCREMGAGLVVSEMISCHGLIYGQKKTLSMLQTVPEERPWAIQLFGNEPELMGQAAALISQRPVDIIDINMGCPVRKVIKKGSGAALMKEENLQTAEGIIRAVVAHTHCPVTVKFRSGWTNEKIIATDFAQMAEAAGAAAVTLHARTWAQQFGGKADRQVITAVKKAVNIPVIGNGDILCYEDGLEMMQETGCDGVMIGRGALGNPWVFRPEGMPAPLSARLPVILRYLELAEKYLNIESLLFRIKNHTCRYLSGVHKAAEIRKRIIACYSLDEIREILHTPS; encoded by the coding sequence ATGAAAATAGGCCCAGTTCATTTTGAGAATCCATTTATCCTCGCGCCTCTTGCAGGATATACAGACCTTGCCTTCCGACTTCTCTGTCGAGAAATGGGTGCCGGTTTAGTCGTCTCAGAAATGATCAGCTGTCATGGTCTTATCTACGGGCAGAAAAAAACCTTATCCATGCTGCAAACCGTCCCTGAAGAACGCCCTTGGGCAATCCAACTTTTCGGTAATGAACCTGAACTCATGGGCCAGGCTGCCGCCCTTATTTCACAACGCCCTGTGGATATTATTGATATCAACATGGGCTGCCCGGTCCGCAAGGTTATAAAAAAGGGTTCAGGGGCAGCACTCATGAAAGAAGAAAACCTGCAAACAGCCGAGGGAATCATTCGGGCTGTGGTCGCTCATACCCATTGCCCGGTCACTGTAAAATTTCGCAGCGGCTGGACAAACGAAAAAATCATCGCCACCGATTTTGCCCAAATGGCCGAGGCCGCTGGGGCAGCCGCCGTTACTCTACATGCCCGGACCTGGGCCCAGCAATTTGGTGGAAAGGCTGACCGCCAAGTCATTACAGCCGTAAAAAAGGCTGTGAATATCCCTGTCATCGGCAATGGTGATATTCTCTGCTATGAAGATGGATTAGAGATGATGCAGGAGACCGGCTGCGATGGAGTCATGATCGGACGCGGCGCCTTGGGGAACCCCTGGGTTTTTCGCCCGGAGGGCATGCCCGCTCCTTTATCCGCTCGTCTGCCCGTCATCCTGCGCTACCTGGAACTTGCCGAAAAATATCTCAATATAGAATCTCTGCTTTTTCGCATCAAGAATCATACCTGCCGTTATTTGAGTGGAGTACACAAAGCAGCTGAAATCCGCAAACGGATCATTGCCTGTTATTCCCTTGATGAAATACGAGAAATCCTGCATACCCCATCGTAG
- a CDS encoding diguanylate cyclase produces MECHSVLSGGGQGVNCIVNSDKKENKREMMNEKTVGKLTLRRKIGVILALVAVCYGAASYLMHRKTLYPAFVELEYEEAKKDINRISDAVNNELKHLDMICKDWAFWDDTYQFAEDGNAEYIESNLLSTTFTASELNFIYFFNADKKIVWGKMFDLDEEEFISAPNLVSEIFSEDSFPETFYAKRTGDGPDWIISGIINTAEKMILFVARPILTSSVQGPQKGIMAMGFFLGEDVIERIKEQTHVQFEITQASQKNQPGDRNFIPAQHITQNNSVAIAEKDNLELFASIDLVNTNKEKSLIVQVDKKAKIIEKGRSTLYTAMESIVISLIVLLLVVLLLLNKIVIKPVAKLTEHINNIRDTGDLSKRIESKRSDEIGHLTRQYNKMLGDLQRQQNELEEMAVTDGLTRLLNHRKIMEDLQREIERCSHHTPQLAVMMLDLDFFKRINDTYGHKAGDEILVAVAHALKASVGMMDIVGRYGGEEFLVVLPGQGREAAEETAEKIRRNVAKLTWPYEGLQVTVSGGISIFPDEEPENLLLQADKRLYQAKEQGRNRIVSG; encoded by the coding sequence TTGGAATGTCATAGCGTTTTGTCCGGTGGTGGGCAGGGCGTTAACTGTATTGTCAACTCTGATAAAAAAGAGAACAAAAGAGAGATGATGAACGAGAAGACAGTCGGTAAATTGACGTTGAGACGGAAAATTGGAGTAATATTAGCTCTGGTTGCTGTATGTTACGGTGCTGCTAGCTATTTGATGCATCGGAAAACCCTCTATCCTGCCTTTGTTGAGTTGGAATATGAAGAGGCAAAAAAGGATATTAACCGTATCTCAGATGCAGTCAATAATGAACTAAAACATCTGGATATGATTTGTAAGGACTGGGCATTTTGGGATGACACCTACCAATTTGCCGAGGATGGTAATGCCGAATACATTGAAAGTAATCTGCTCAGCACGACATTTACCGCTAGTGAACTTAACTTTATTTATTTTTTTAATGCGGATAAAAAGATCGTTTGGGGGAAGATGTTTGATCTGGATGAGGAAGAATTTATTTCAGCCCCCAATCTTGTGTCAGAGATTTTTTCTGAAGATTCCTTTCCTGAAACTTTTTATGCCAAGCGAACTGGCGATGGCCCAGATTGGATTATCTCAGGTATTATTAATACCGCAGAGAAGATGATTCTTTTTGTTGCCCGGCCTATTTTGACCAGTTCCGTTCAAGGACCTCAGAAGGGTATCATGGCAATGGGGTTTTTTCTGGGAGAAGATGTTATCGAGCGCATTAAAGAGCAGACCCATGTGCAGTTTGAGATCACCCAGGCCTCGCAAAAGAATCAACCTGGAGACAGAAATTTTATCCCGGCACAGCATATTACGCAAAATAACTCTGTTGCTATCGCGGAAAAAGACAACCTGGAGTTATTTGCTTCTATTGATCTGGTAAACACGAATAAAGAAAAGAGCCTTATTGTTCAGGTTGACAAAAAAGCAAAAATTATAGAAAAGGGACGCTCAACGCTGTATACGGCTATGGAATCAATAGTGATTTCCCTTATTGTGTTGCTCCTCGTTGTCCTCTTACTGTTAAATAAGATCGTTATAAAACCCGTTGCTAAGCTTACGGAACATATTAATAATATTAGAGATACAGGGGATTTGTCTAAGCGCATTGAGTCGAAAAGATCCGATGAGATCGGTCACCTGACAAGGCAGTACAATAAGATGCTTGGAGATCTACAACGTCAACAGAATGAACTGGAGGAAATGGCTGTTACAGACGGTTTGACCCGCCTACTGAACCATAGAAAGATTATGGAGGATTTACAGCGCGAGATTGAGCGATGCAGTCATCATACACCCCAGTTGGCAGTTATGATGCTGGATCTTGATTTTTTCAAGCGTATTAATGATACCTATGGTCATAAGGCCGGAGATGAAATTTTAGTCGCTGTGGCGCATGCCTTGAAGGCATCTGTCGGGATGATGGATATTGTCGGGCGATATGGAGGGGAGGAATTTCTTGTTGTTCTGCCTGGTCAGGGACGAGAAGCCGCTGAAGAGACTGCGGAGAAAATTCGACGCAATGTTGCAAAGCTAACATGGCCGTATGAAGGACTACAGGTGACGGTGAGCGGTGGTATCAGTATTTTTCCTGATGAAGAGCCAGAAAATTTGTTGCTTCAGGCAGATAAGCGACTCTATCAGGCGAAGGAGCAGGGGCGGAATCGGATAGTCTCAGGATAA
- a CDS encoding S-adenosylmethionine decarboxylase: protein MKNNVWGQHLLLDLADCNSNVCEKEAIADFVRELVVAIDMKAYGEPVIVHFAEHSYEAAGYSLVQLIETSAITGHFSDNNRDAYLDVFSCKEFSEDVVIQVVQRHFAPQEIFSAFLDRGATLSKRGAFRQCELAARACDKKMR from the coding sequence ATGAAAAATAACGTATGGGGGCAGCATCTGCTCCTTGATCTTGCGGATTGCAACTCGAATGTCTGTGAAAAAGAAGCCATTGCCGATTTTGTTCGAGAGCTGGTAGTAGCTATTGATATGAAGGCCTATGGTGAGCCTGTGATTGTTCATTTTGCTGAACATAGCTATGAGGCTGCTGGGTACTCCCTGGTCCAGCTTATTGAGACCTCTGCAATTACAGGTCATTTTAGTGATAATAATCGGGATGCCTATTTAGATGTTTTTTCCTGTAAGGAGTTTTCCGAAGATGTTGTGATTCAAGTGGTGCAAAGACATTTTGCACCGCAAGAGATTTTTTCCGCTTTTTTAGATCGAGGAGCAACATTGTCGAAACGAGGAGCGTTTCGGCAATGTGAGCTTGCCGCAAGGGCTTGTGATAAAAAAATGCGATGA
- the nspC gene encoding carboxynorspermidine decarboxylase, with translation MKLATPYYLIDEARILENLERIQSVREQAGVRSVLALKCFSTWPVFGLMRQYMDGTTSSSLYEARLGYEEFGKEVHAYSVAFTEEEIDELCTISDKIIFNSVSQLQQFAQKTEHLARGLRLNPQVSYSHFDLANPARQYSRLGFIDVPSLEIRELISGAMLHYNCENADFENFSLLLDQIGERYKDLLYHLDWLSLGGGLYFTRDDYPLEKFIQKLKAFSEQFELQLYLEPGEAAITGSTSLVTTVLDIVHNERDIAIVDSSIEAHMLDLLIYQEPAQIKNSLKDGEFHYFIAGKSCLAGDVFGEYRSDAPLQPGDQVQIADAGGYTMVKMNWFNGLKMPSIMIKRLDGRCETVKTFSYQDFKENFGTNAFALNSGCG, from the coding sequence ATGAAACTTGCTACGCCTTATTATCTTATTGACGAGGCGAGGATTCTTGAGAATCTTGAGCGGATTCAAAGTGTTCGAGAACAGGCAGGGGTCAGGTCAGTTCTGGCCCTGAAGTGTTTTTCCACTTGGCCTGTTTTCGGCCTCATGCGTCAATATATGGATGGTACCACGAGCAGTTCCCTGTACGAGGCACGGCTCGGCTATGAAGAATTCGGTAAAGAAGTGCATGCCTACAGCGTTGCCTTTACTGAAGAGGAGATTGATGAATTATGTACAATCTCTGACAAAATTATCTTTAACTCGGTTTCTCAGTTGCAGCAGTTTGCTCAGAAGACCGAGCATCTTGCCAGAGGGCTACGCCTTAATCCTCAGGTGAGCTATTCTCATTTTGATTTAGCTAACCCGGCCCGCCAATATTCTAGGCTGGGATTTATTGATGTCCCCTCCCTGGAGATACGAGAGCTGATCAGTGGTGCGATGTTGCACTATAATTGTGAGAATGCTGATTTTGAGAATTTTTCTTTGCTCTTAGATCAAATCGGAGAACGTTATAAGGATCTCCTGTATCATCTGGACTGGTTGAGCCTTGGCGGTGGTCTTTATTTTACTCGTGATGATTACCCGCTGGAGAAATTTATCCAAAAACTGAAGGCATTCAGTGAGCAATTTGAGCTCCAGTTGTATCTGGAACCGGGCGAAGCTGCGATTACTGGTTCCACAAGCCTTGTCACCACTGTACTGGATATCGTCCATAATGAGCGAGATATAGCTATCGTTGATAGTTCTATCGAGGCCCATATGCTTGATCTGCTCATCTATCAGGAACCAGCACAGATAAAGAATTCTTTGAAGGATGGAGAATTTCATTACTTCATAGCGGGTAAATCCTGTTTAGCTGGGGATGTTTTTGGTGAATATCGTTCAGATGCTCCTTTGCAGCCTGGAGATCAGGTCCAAATCGCTGATGCAGGCGGCTATACTATGGTGAAGATGAACTGGTTTAATGGCCTGAAAATGCCTTCGATTATGATCAAACGTCTGGATGGTCGCTGTGAAACAGTGAAGACGTTTTCGTACCAGGATTTTAAAGAGAATTTCGGAACAAATGCCTTTGCCCTGAATAGTGGTTGTGGTTGA
- a CDS encoding saccharopine dehydrogenase family protein, which yields MKKNVLIIGAGGVAKVAAHKCAQHNDILGNICIASRTQGKCDEIIESVWKKGSLKETNGQLYSRQINALDISATSKLIEETGSQIVINLGTSFVNMSVLQACLATGAAYIDTAIHEEPDKICEQPPWYANYEWKYLDACEEKGLTAILGIGFDPGVVNAYCVYAVKHYFDTIDSIDIMDVNAGSHGKYFATNFDPEINFREFTGQVWSWIDRQWVAQPVHSEKQVYDFPVVGEQTIYLNGHDELHSLYKNIDANSIRFWMGFSDHYINCFTILKNIGLLSEQPVVTAEGLEVVPLKVVKACLPDPASLAPGYTGKTCIGNLVKGQKDGKEKEAFIYNICDHAECYQEVESQAISYTAGVPPVAAAMLIAQGDWDVQRMVNVEELDPDPLIKLLDEIGLPTQVEEKEFERKVDRA from the coding sequence ATGAAAAAAAATGTATTAATCATTGGGGCTGGTGGCGTTGCAAAAGTTGCTGCCCACAAATGTGCCCAGCATAACGATATTCTGGGGAATATCTGTATCGCATCCAGAACCCAAGGGAAATGTGATGAGATCATTGAGAGTGTCTGGAAAAAGGGAAGCCTTAAAGAGACGAACGGGCAGCTCTACTCTCGCCAGATTAATGCCTTGGATATTTCTGCGACAAGCAAGTTAATTGAAGAGACTGGTTCGCAGATCGTGATTAACCTGGGAACCTCTTTTGTTAATATGTCTGTTTTGCAGGCCTGTTTGGCAACAGGGGCAGCTTATATCGATACAGCTATTCATGAAGAGCCGGATAAAATCTGTGAGCAACCGCCTTGGTATGCCAATTATGAATGGAAATATCTGGATGCCTGCGAGGAAAAGGGACTGACCGCCATTTTGGGCATTGGCTTTGATCCGGGTGTGGTCAATGCCTACTGTGTCTATGCGGTGAAACATTATTTTGACACCATTGACAGCATAGATATCATGGATGTTAATGCTGGCAGCCACGGCAAATATTTTGCCACTAATTTTGACCCGGAAATTAATTTCAGGGAATTTACTGGTCAGGTCTGGAGTTGGATTGATAGGCAGTGGGTTGCTCAGCCTGTTCACTCAGAAAAGCAGGTCTACGATTTCCCTGTGGTCGGTGAGCAGACAATCTACCTGAATGGGCATGATGAATTGCACTCCCTCTATAAAAATATTGATGCAAACAGTATTCGTTTCTGGATGGGGTTTAGCGATCATTATATTAATTGCTTCACCATCCTGAAAAATATCGGTCTGCTGTCCGAACAGCCTGTTGTTACTGCTGAAGGGCTGGAAGTGGTTCCCCTGAAGGTAGTCAAGGCCTGTTTGCCAGACCCAGCCTCTCTGGCTCCCGGATATACAGGGAAAACCTGTATAGGGAACCTTGTCAAAGGACAAAAAGACGGCAAGGAGAAAGAGGCTTTTATCTATAATATCTGCGATCATGCAGAATGTTATCAGGAGGTCGAGTCGCAGGCCATTTCTTATACTGCAGGTGTTCCCCCTGTTGCTGCGGCAATGCTTATAGCTCAGGGTGACTGGGATGTGCAGCGGATGGTAAATGTGGAAGAGCTGGACCCAGATCCTCTCATTAAACTTTTGGATGAGATAGGCTTGCCAACCCAGGTTGAGGAAAAAGAGTTCGAAAGAAAGGTAGATCGTGCATGA
- a CDS encoding YkgJ family cysteine cluster protein — MSQELNRDRDVCHGCSEKCCLFPTETNTNAVLSLNEIAKIEHVIGHSDFYEEKKSRYGDDVYYRLKSIAGSCCFYNQQDQKCTIYEVRPLDCRLYPFDFTTFDVGQGDIWILNNCLLSQDVDEAAVEKMLDYFECNYAEEIAENLHSEDSSFVELLKKSDGFRKLRNVKLPPSSPK; from the coding sequence ATGAGCCAAGAGCTAAATAGAGATCGTGATGTATGTCATGGTTGTTCTGAAAAATGTTGTCTTTTTCCCACTGAAACTAATACGAATGCGGTCCTTAGTTTAAATGAGATAGCAAAAATAGAACATGTAATAGGGCATTCCGATTTTTATGAGGAGAAAAAATCACGCTATGGTGATGATGTATATTATAGACTGAAGTCAATAGCAGGTTCTTGTTGTTTTTATAATCAACAAGATCAAAAATGTACAATATATGAGGTGAGGCCCTTAGATTGTCGTTTATATCCGTTTGACTTCACGACCTTTGATGTAGGACAGGGCGATATATGGATACTGAATAATTGTCTTTTGTCTCAAGATGTTGATGAGGCAGCGGTAGAAAAAATGCTCGATTATTTTGAATGCAATTATGCGGAAGAAATTGCCGAAAATTTGCATAGCGAAGATAGTTCGTTTGTTGAGTTGCTCAAGAAGAGTGACGGGTTTCGTAAATTACGAAATGTGAAATTACCTCCTTCTTCCCCAAAATAG